Proteins co-encoded in one Bremerella sp. TYQ1 genomic window:
- a CDS encoding alpha/beta hydrolase-fold protein, protein MKRSTRFLLTLCAAWLCFPAMSWGTIVELKNGMRLEGAVGKIASMSDDPLKTPTAGAVDNELIVFVDNDLKRTFVSTYQVQDVQEAAPTPVERVKIDQRVATSGRSVHAVGEGIRVSPWDEFGRRIFSMQTARGPIDVIQGITEITPQWTRVEGLMADNPYVWDMRIRTSSIPRDKLSQILMRRIDPQDSAQRLQIVRLYLQAERYRDAAAELGALMNDFDELKQQFGKQFDELNQLSATSLIDEVELRKDTGQHNLAYGMLNKFPDKNVASATLLKVKSMLTEYQTAYERRDTMFTQLKEHLEEFTDPTQKPIVEKALAEIEAELNINNMERLGPYLRLSDDPKLKVDEKLSLAISGWILGPNDSLENMAVALSVYEARDLVSEYISNKDGVDRRAILDKLKGMEGGAPAYVAKILQFMKPPLWNAEPETSSEIPGYFLMRVPGVPGRSDFFYYVQLPQGYDPYRKYPTIVTLHGAGTSAEQQIDWWAGSHSEKAKLRTGQAARNGYIVIAPIWAEEHQFEYNYSAYEHAAVLFSLRHALRHFSIDTDRVFLSGHSMGGDAAWDIGLAHPDLWAGVIPIVAKADKYIARYWENARNVSLYFVCGELDGNKRETNSRDFDRYLTKTNIDTTIVEYRGRGHEHFQDEIQDLFRWMDLHKRQFFPKEYEVVAMRPWDNFFFWLEVSDFPERSIVLPSNYPEARKSPVKISARVLATNGVLVNSGTGKANIYLTPDIVNFDERMTVSYGGRNYGNGVEPSTEVMLEDARTRADRLHPFWAKVDTNDR, encoded by the coding sequence ATGAAACGATCGACCCGTTTTCTGTTGACGCTGTGTGCTGCTTGGCTTTGCTTTCCGGCAATGTCTTGGGGCACCATTGTAGAACTCAAAAATGGTATGCGATTGGAAGGTGCGGTCGGTAAGATCGCCAGCATGAGCGACGACCCGCTCAAGACACCCACCGCTGGGGCAGTCGATAACGAACTGATTGTCTTCGTCGATAACGACTTGAAACGAACGTTCGTTTCCACTTACCAGGTTCAGGACGTTCAAGAGGCTGCTCCAACTCCCGTCGAACGAGTCAAGATCGATCAACGTGTTGCGACATCGGGACGATCGGTGCACGCCGTAGGAGAAGGCATTCGTGTTTCACCATGGGACGAATTTGGCCGCCGGATTTTCTCGATGCAAACTGCCCGAGGACCGATCGACGTGATTCAAGGGATCACCGAGATCACACCGCAGTGGACGCGTGTGGAAGGCTTGATGGCCGACAATCCCTACGTCTGGGACATGCGAATCCGAACGAGTAGCATTCCGCGCGATAAGCTGAGCCAGATACTGATGCGCCGCATCGATCCGCAAGATTCCGCTCAACGCTTGCAGATCGTACGTCTGTATCTGCAAGCCGAACGTTATCGCGACGCGGCTGCGGAGCTTGGGGCGTTGATGAATGACTTCGACGAACTCAAGCAGCAGTTCGGCAAACAGTTCGACGAACTGAACCAACTCAGCGCGACCAGCCTGATCGATGAAGTCGAGCTTCGCAAAGATACCGGACAGCACAACTTGGCTTATGGGATGCTCAACAAGTTCCCGGACAAAAACGTTGCCAGCGCGACGCTGTTGAAAGTCAAGTCGATGCTTACCGAGTATCAAACGGCTTACGAGCGTCGCGATACGATGTTCACGCAACTGAAGGAGCATCTCGAGGAGTTCACCGACCCTACGCAAAAGCCGATCGTGGAAAAGGCACTCGCTGAAATCGAAGCGGAACTGAACATCAACAACATGGAGCGACTTGGCCCTTATCTACGGCTCTCGGACGATCCCAAATTAAAGGTCGACGAGAAGCTCTCGCTGGCAATCAGTGGATGGATTCTAGGTCCCAACGATTCGCTCGAAAACATGGCGGTCGCGTTAAGTGTGTACGAGGCTCGGGACTTGGTGAGCGAGTACATCAGCAACAAAGATGGTGTCGATCGTCGAGCGATTCTCGACAAGCTGAAGGGTATGGAAGGCGGAGCTCCGGCATATGTCGCGAAGATCCTCCAGTTCATGAAACCGCCCCTCTGGAATGCCGAGCCGGAAACATCGTCCGAGATCCCTGGCTATTTTCTCATGCGAGTGCCAGGCGTGCCCGGTCGATCCGACTTCTTCTACTACGTGCAATTGCCGCAGGGGTACGATCCTTATCGCAAGTACCCGACGATTGTTACTCTGCATGGAGCCGGCACAAGTGCCGAACAGCAAATTGACTGGTGGGCTGGATCGCACAGCGAAAAAGCAAAGCTTCGCACCGGCCAGGCAGCGCGAAACGGATACATCGTGATCGCACCGATCTGGGCCGAAGAACATCAGTTCGAGTACAACTATTCCGCCTACGAGCATGCGGCGGTGCTGTTTAGTCTTAGGCATGCTTTGCGACACTTTTCGATCGATACCGATCGGGTCTTTCTCAGCGGTCACTCGATGGGAGGCGACGCTGCGTGGGACATCGGCCTGGCCCATCCCGATTTGTGGGCCGGGGTAATCCCGATTGTCGCTAAAGCGGACAAGTACATCGCACGCTACTGGGAGAATGCCCGAAACGTGTCGCTCTATTTCGTCTGTGGCGAATTGGACGGCAACAAGCGAGAAACGAACTCGCGTGACTTCGACCGCTATCTTACGAAAACGAATATCGACACAACGATCGTGGAATATCGCGGCCGAGGGCACGAGCACTTCCAGGACGAAATTCAAGATCTCTTTCGTTGGATGGACTTGCACAAGCGGCAGTTCTTCCCGAAGGAATATGAAGTGGTCGCCATGCGGCCATGGGATAACTTCTTCTTCTGGCTGGAAGTAAGCGACTTCCCGGAACGCAGCATCGTGCTGCCGTCGAACTATCCCGAAGCCCGAAAGTCGCCTGTTAAAATCTCTGCCAGGGTCCTCGCCACCAATGGCGTTCTGGTCAACAGCGGCACCGGAAAAGCGAACATCTACCTGACGCCAGACATCGTCAATTTCGACGAACGAATGACCGTCAGCTACGGCGGCCGAAATTATGGCAACGGCGTCGAGCCTTCTACCGAAGTAATGCTGGAAGACGCCCGAACCCGAGCCGACCGACTCCATCCGTTTTGGGCGAAAGTCGATACCAACGATCGGTAG
- a CDS encoding DUF1559 domain-containing protein, with product MLRSMRPTRGFTLVELLVVIAIIGVLIALLLPAVQQAREAARRMQCSNNLKQLGLAIHNYHDTYNSFPGGTYGCCWGTWQVSILPYIEQSAMYENYNITDKFATSDSRYSGADNTDVTTIELDALTCPSDTPNRPLGSVTSHSYGANYGNTGYAQGTVNSVTFKGAPFAYVSTNSPDKYFGFRDITDGTANTILFAEKLQGEGKDLRAYSWWGDGSSVTGYQTPNSTEPDRIYDAGYCNNLPQKNLPCDVSTSSAPTMFAARSRHPGGVQVTLCDGSARFIAETIQVDTWRNLMATQDGAVLGDF from the coding sequence GTGCTTCGTTCCATGCGTCCTACGCGAGGTTTCACCCTCGTTGAACTTCTGGTTGTGATCGCCATCATTGGTGTGCTGATCGCACTTTTGTTACCTGCGGTCCAGCAAGCCCGAGAAGCGGCTCGTCGAATGCAATGTTCCAACAACTTAAAGCAGTTGGGACTCGCAATTCATAACTATCACGATACCTACAATTCCTTTCCTGGCGGTACCTACGGTTGCTGTTGGGGAACATGGCAAGTGTCGATTCTGCCGTACATCGAGCAATCGGCCATGTACGAGAACTACAACATCACCGACAAGTTTGCGACGAGTGACTCACGCTATAGCGGCGCGGACAATACCGATGTAACGACGATTGAACTCGACGCGCTGACATGTCCGAGCGATACGCCCAATCGCCCACTCGGTTCGGTGACATCGCACAGCTATGGTGCCAACTACGGCAACACCGGCTACGCCCAGGGGACGGTCAACAGTGTGACGTTCAAGGGGGCTCCATTCGCGTATGTTTCGACCAACTCTCCGGACAAGTATTTTGGTTTCCGCGACATCACCGACGGCACGGCTAACACCATCCTGTTTGCGGAGAAGCTGCAAGGGGAAGGAAAAGACCTGCGAGCTTATTCCTGGTGGGGCGACGGCAGTTCGGTGACCGGCTACCAGACGCCAAACTCGACCGAGCCTGATCGTATTTACGATGCCGGTTACTGCAACAACTTGCCGCAGAAGAATCTGCCGTGCGATGTTTCGACATCGAGTGCACCTACGATGTTCGCGGCTCGCAGCCGTCATCCTGGTGGCGTTCAAGTGACGCTTTGTGATGGTTCGGCACGCTTCATCGCCGAAACGATTCAGGTCGACACCTGGCGAAACCTGATGGCAACCCAAGATGGTGCCGTGCTGGGCGATTTCTAA
- a CDS encoding HAD-IA family hydrolase, producing MSNRCVIFDLDGTLVDSETLGSQALLDMLPELNEPLHVISERYRGQRMANIMLDVEQRLGRKLPTGFENEYRDFAASRIETELQPMPGVVDMLQQLTLPRCVASSAPPAKIQLALNVCGLASFFGEAVFSCYEINAWKPDPAIFLHAADKMNRTVDQCIVVEDSDVGVAAAMSAGMRVLRYDPSGSFPEIEGVTKFQQMTQLSMLLKSFAAGE from the coding sequence ATGTCGAACCGATGTGTCATTTTCGATTTAGACGGCACGTTGGTCGATAGCGAAACGCTCGGTTCGCAGGCACTGCTCGACATGCTTCCGGAATTGAACGAGCCGCTGCATGTAATTTCGGAGCGTTACCGCGGCCAACGTATGGCGAACATCATGCTGGATGTTGAGCAGCGTCTAGGGCGGAAGCTACCGACGGGCTTCGAGAACGAATACCGAGACTTCGCCGCATCTCGAATCGAAACGGAACTGCAGCCCATGCCTGGCGTGGTCGATATGCTTCAGCAGTTGACGCTGCCTCGCTGCGTTGCTTCCAGTGCCCCTCCGGCAAAGATCCAATTGGCCCTGAATGTTTGCGGATTGGCTTCCTTTTTCGGCGAAGCGGTTTTTAGTTGCTACGAGATCAACGCTTGGAAGCCGGACCCTGCCATCTTTCTGCATGCCGCGGACAAGATGAATCGCACTGTCGATCAATGTATTGTTGTCGAAGATAGTGACGTCGGTGTAGCGGCGGCCATGTCGGCTGGAATGCGTGTGCTCCGCTATGATCCCAGCGGCAGCTTTCCCGAGATTGAGGGTGTCACCAAATTCCAACAAATGACGCAACTCTCGATGCTTCTCAAGTCGTTTGCTGCCGGCGAATAA
- a CDS encoding YjfB family protein has product MTSVDGIASQATAIQQAQVQNQADIAVAKKTLDAQKQQGDAAVQLIESAARISKSPGTGNLINTTG; this is encoded by the coding sequence ATGACAAGTGTGGATGGTATCGCGTCGCAGGCCACGGCGATTCAACAGGCTCAAGTTCAGAATCAGGCCGACATTGCCGTCGCAAAGAAGACACTCGACGCCCAAAAGCAGCAAGGCGATGCCGCCGTTCAGTTGATTGAATCGGCTGCTCGGATCAGCAAGTCGCCAGGCACGGGAAACTTGATTAACACGACCGGGTAG
- a CDS encoding VWA domain-containing protein, producing MAQRKQTPGGIIHTYQKYDPTKFPSPKAPPPDLVSPAMEHWLMYGDQFELTPEQLANAVKIDPSQISGLGPSIDSLIKMLEERKRKILETYETDAAQKAAKKAYRDHGEPLQPPKRQRERFQLGFEQEQLYDLERVWYALDDERSTFGRDLVMLIEHLSRKYEVDQLVAKYDFTGRETMTVDKAIEVKEELEKIDELLEQLKQARENAQIGIIDMEQLSEYADPGEMEQLMQLQRQVEQYLREQAEQQGLTNQSGNVHLSPQAYKIFQGKLLERIFSNLQASRSGRHQGPIVGEGAVELQATKDYEFGDSLTNMDIPQTLINAMLRQGNERPLQMRSEDIVIHKTKNNPKCATCVIMDMSGSMRYDAQYANVKRMALAMQGLIRSEFPGDFLQMIEMYSFAKPVAPGEVIGLLPKPVTIHDPVVRLRADMSKPEVSEYRIPPHFTNIQHALQQARLFLATQDTPNRQIILITDGLPTAHFEGSELFLLYPPDPRTEAATMREGKLCEQEGITINMFLIPSWSQSEEDIRFAYRLAESTKGRVFFTAGNDLDRYVVWDYINRKREVLG from the coding sequence ATGGCTCAGCGCAAACAAACGCCTGGCGGGATCATTCATACGTACCAGAAGTACGATCCGACGAAGTTCCCCAGCCCCAAAGCACCGCCGCCAGATTTGGTTTCGCCGGCGATGGAGCATTGGCTGATGTATGGCGATCAGTTCGAATTGACGCCAGAGCAGTTGGCCAACGCGGTGAAGATTGATCCGAGCCAGATTTCAGGGCTTGGACCTAGTATCGATTCGCTCATCAAGATGTTGGAAGAGCGAAAGCGGAAGATTCTGGAAACGTATGAAACCGACGCCGCCCAGAAAGCGGCCAAGAAAGCCTACCGAGACCATGGGGAGCCGCTCCAGCCCCCCAAGCGGCAACGAGAACGCTTCCAGCTAGGGTTTGAACAGGAACAGCTCTACGATTTAGAACGCGTTTGGTATGCGCTGGACGACGAACGTTCAACGTTCGGGCGTGACTTGGTCATGCTGATCGAGCATCTGAGCCGAAAGTACGAAGTCGATCAGTTGGTCGCCAAGTACGATTTCACCGGACGCGAGACGATGACCGTTGATAAAGCGATCGAAGTCAAAGAAGAGCTCGAGAAAATCGACGAACTGCTGGAGCAGCTGAAACAGGCCCGTGAAAATGCTCAGATCGGCATCATCGATATGGAACAGCTTTCCGAATATGCCGATCCCGGCGAGATGGAACAGCTGATGCAGCTGCAGCGCCAAGTCGAGCAATATCTTCGAGAGCAAGCGGAACAGCAGGGCCTGACGAATCAATCAGGTAACGTGCATCTTTCGCCTCAGGCCTACAAAATATTCCAGGGAAAGCTGCTCGAACGGATCTTCAGTAACCTTCAGGCGTCGCGATCAGGACGGCATCAGGGGCCGATTGTCGGGGAAGGGGCCGTTGAGCTTCAAGCGACCAAAGACTACGAGTTCGGCGATTCGCTGACCAACATGGATATCCCTCAGACGCTGATCAACGCCATGCTGCGTCAGGGCAACGAGCGACCGCTGCAAATGCGCAGCGAAGACATCGTCATTCATAAGACGAAAAACAATCCAAAGTGTGCCACGTGCGTCATTATGGACATGAGCGGCAGCATGCGGTACGACGCTCAGTATGCGAACGTCAAACGAATGGCGTTGGCCATGCAGGGACTGATTCGTAGCGAATTCCCTGGGGACTTTCTGCAGATGATCGAGATGTACTCATTCGCCAAGCCGGTTGCCCCCGGCGAAGTGATTGGCTTGTTGCCGAAACCAGTCACGATTCACGATCCTGTCGTGCGGCTTCGGGCCGATATGAGCAAGCCGGAAGTCAGCGAGTACCGCATTCCACCTCATTTCACCAACATTCAGCACGCGTTGCAGCAAGCTCGACTGTTTTTGGCGACTCAAGATACGCCGAATCGGCAGATTATTTTGATCACGGATGGCTTGCCCACGGCGCATTTCGAAGGAAGCGAGCTCTTTTTGCTTTACCCGCCTGATCCTCGTACCGAAGCGGCGACCATGCGAGAAGGCAAGCTGTGCGAGCAGGAAGGGATTACGATCAACATGTTTCTGATCCCCAGTTGGTCGCAAAGCGAAGAAGATATTCGATTTGCTTATCGGCTGGCCGAATCGACCAAGGGACGCGTTTTCTTTACTGCCGGCAACGATTTAGATCGCTATGTCGTTTGGGATTACATCAATCGCAAGCGAGAAGTGCTCGGTTAA
- a CDS encoding magnesium chelatase: MTSSNDVNQTSSRPVNLKELKESGWQSRSVKQEIQDNFTRMLASGEETFPGMIGYEDTVLPEIHLALIAGHDMLFMGEKGQGKSRMMRTMVRFLDEAIPYLNIPECPVHEDPYHPITSVAKKFVAEHGDEEIPIAWWPREERYAERLAPGTKFADVIGEIDPAKLAGGVSMSTEEALHFGLIPRMHRGIFAMNELPELDELVQVGLFNMLEERDVQIRGYPVNFDIDLVLLFSANPSTFNRSGKVIPQLKDRIGSVIHTHYPRQRDLGIQIIEQEAEVQLEGDYPVVMPYFMKEVLEQITEAARRSKFVDQQSGVSARFSIANYSTVIASARHRGILLNEKPAVVRLSDFGHIYTSSLGKLELDMMGSHQMSERQVLDALIAEAVGTVFQEYIQEHGLEQIAEIFQKGVKIEVGDLLPSEHYTDRLKRVPPVWDRAFELNASENPAMRASCVEFVLAGLYALDRISRAQHHGKITYEFE; the protein is encoded by the coding sequence GTGACAAGCTCGAACGACGTGAACCAGACTTCTTCGCGGCCCGTGAACTTGAAAGAGCTGAAGGAGAGCGGTTGGCAGTCGCGATCTGTGAAGCAAGAGATTCAAGACAACTTTACTCGCATGCTGGCCTCCGGCGAAGAAACATTCCCCGGCATGATCGGCTATGAAGATACCGTCTTGCCAGAGATTCACCTGGCTTTGATTGCCGGGCACGACATGTTGTTCATGGGTGAAAAAGGGCAGGGGAAGAGCCGCATGATGCGAACGATGGTTCGCTTCCTGGACGAGGCGATTCCGTACCTGAACATTCCGGAATGCCCTGTCCACGAGGATCCTTACCATCCGATCACTTCGGTCGCTAAAAAGTTCGTCGCCGAGCATGGGGATGAGGAAATCCCGATCGCGTGGTGGCCGCGGGAAGAACGTTACGCCGAACGACTCGCCCCGGGGACGAAGTTTGCGGACGTCATCGGTGAAATCGACCCTGCCAAACTAGCCGGCGGGGTGAGCATGAGCACGGAAGAAGCATTGCACTTCGGCCTGATTCCTCGCATGCACCGAGGTATCTTCGCGATGAACGAATTGCCTGAGCTGGACGAACTGGTTCAAGTTGGCTTGTTCAACATGCTGGAAGAACGAGACGTCCAAATCCGTGGCTATCCGGTTAACTTCGATATCGACTTAGTCTTGCTTTTCTCGGCCAACCCTTCCACGTTCAACCGCAGCGGCAAAGTCATCCCGCAGCTGAAGGACCGAATTGGTTCGGTGATTCACACCCATTACCCGCGTCAGCGAGATTTGGGAATTCAAATCATCGAGCAAGAGGCGGAAGTGCAGTTGGAAGGCGACTATCCCGTGGTGATGCCGTACTTCATGAAAGAAGTGCTCGAGCAGATCACCGAAGCGGCTCGCCGTAGCAAATTCGTCGATCAGCAGTCAGGCGTCAGTGCTCGCTTCAGCATCGCCAACTACAGTACGGTAATTGCTTCGGCACGGCATCGAGGCATTCTGCTTAACGAAAAGCCTGCGGTGGTTCGCTTGAGTGACTTTGGTCATATCTATACTTCCAGCCTTGGCAAGTTGGAACTCGACATGATGGGCAGCCATCAGATGTCGGAACGTCAGGTCTTGGATGCGTTGATTGCCGAAGCGGTGGGAACCGTCTTTCAAGAATACATTCAAGAGCATGGACTCGAGCAAATCGCAGAGATCTTCCAGAAGGGCGTCAAAATCGAGGTAGGCGATTTGCTACCTTCAGAGCACTACACCGATCGGTTGAAGCGAGTGCCGCCGGTCTGGGACAGAGCCTTCGAGTTGAATGCTTCCGAGAACCCCGCGATGCGAGCATCGTGCGTCGAATTCGTGCTCGCTGGATTGTATGCCCTCGACCGTATCAGCCGAGCTCAACATCACGGCAAAATCACCTACGAATTCGAGTAG
- a CDS encoding HD domain-containing protein: MNLDKFAAESLCYDPIHGYVPFVSEGSSPSEVTERDIIDHPWLQRMRQIHQLQTAWWVYPTAEHTRFQHILGVMHLASRLIQQLYPSLKEVCPDVPSRGHVESLLRMAGLLHDVGHGPFGHFFDSHFLQHFGLTHESLGAHIIQHELGDMLSQLRRNPYSQMEEGERIDPHQIAWMIQRPKPGDTAEHPKWLGFLRSLLSGIYTIDNMDFVLRDAYMTGYSQQSYDLERLIRYSFFTEKGLTIHERGMAALIRFMNVRAELFQTVYFHREVMAIDKTLEDLFAESRPWMFPGNPIENLSAYQGFTEFSLLVDAARWHQSEDPKQAEVGRKWKDLLSRNIPWRFICERSLRFDEGESQEMTIFRNESFALAALREVLPAELKDTPLKIALNRTVFRPNTKGPSDHQNFMYDAAQKQIKQLTTDKIFRSLPVSRLICRIYAQDASLAPQLASALDRLVGNHAVDDLTNM; encoded by the coding sequence GTGAATCTCGATAAATTTGCCGCCGAGAGTCTCTGCTACGATCCTATCCACGGTTATGTTCCCTTCGTTTCGGAAGGTTCTTCCCCCTCGGAAGTCACCGAAAGGGACATCATCGATCATCCGTGGCTTCAGCGAATGCGACAGATCCACCAACTGCAGACCGCATGGTGGGTCTATCCAACCGCCGAACATACGCGGTTTCAGCACATCCTCGGGGTGATGCACCTGGCCAGCCGACTGATCCAACAGCTGTATCCCAGCCTGAAGGAAGTTTGTCCCGATGTTCCCTCTCGAGGGCATGTCGAATCTCTCCTGCGAATGGCGGGCCTATTGCACGATGTAGGGCATGGACCGTTCGGACATTTTTTCGACAGTCACTTCCTACAGCACTTCGGCCTGACCCACGAATCGCTGGGGGCCCATATCATCCAGCACGAGCTGGGGGACATGTTGTCTCAGCTACGGCGAAACCCTTATTCCCAAATGGAAGAAGGCGAACGAATCGATCCCCATCAAATCGCATGGATGATTCAACGCCCCAAGCCCGGCGATACGGCCGAGCATCCAAAATGGCTCGGTTTTCTGCGCAGCTTGCTGAGCGGCATTTACACCATCGACAACATGGACTTTGTCCTGCGCGATGCCTACATGACCGGGTACAGCCAACAGTCGTACGACTTGGAACGGCTGATTCGGTACAGTTTCTTTACCGAAAAAGGACTCACCATCCATGAACGGGGGATGGCAGCACTAATTCGGTTCATGAACGTCCGCGCTGAACTTTTTCAAACCGTCTATTTTCATCGCGAAGTAATGGCGATCGATAAGACGCTGGAAGACTTGTTCGCCGAGAGCCGGCCCTGGATGTTCCCAGGCAATCCGATCGAAAACCTTTCGGCCTATCAAGGCTTTACCGAATTTAGTTTGCTAGTCGACGCCGCCCGCTGGCATCAGTCGGAAGATCCAAAACAAGCGGAAGTGGGGCGCAAGTGGAAAGATCTTCTAAGCCGCAACATCCCCTGGCGATTCATCTGCGAGCGTTCTCTCCGCTTCGATGAAGGAGAAAGCCAAGAGATGACCATCTTCCGCAACGAAAGCTTTGCCTTAGCGGCACTGCGCGAAGTGCTGCCTGCAGAGCTGAAAGATACCCCGCTGAAGATCGCCCTCAACCGAACCGTCTTCCGTCCCAACACGAAGGGCCCCAGCGATCATCAGAACTTTATGTATGACGCAGCTCAAAAGCAGATTAAACAGTTGACCACCGACAAGATCTTCCGATCGTTGCCAGTGAGTCGCTTGATCTGTCGCATCTATGCCCAAGATGCATCGCTGGCTCCGCAGCTGGCTTCCGCGTTAGACCGCCTGGTGGGCAATCACGCCGTCGACGACTTGACGAACATGTAG
- the purB gene encoding adenylosuccinate lyase encodes MSHEQYENPLISRYASRDMSFLWSPQKKHSTWRRLWLALAESEQELGLSITDEQLDAMRANLDNIDFDLAAKHEKRRRHDVMAHVETFAEAAPVAKPIIHLGATSCFVTDNTDLILLRDSLELVRDRLVRCIYLLANFAKQYRDLPCLGFTHLQSAQPTTIGKRATLWCYDLVLDLEEVEHRLELLRFRSTKGTTGTQASFLELFHGNHDQVKKLEKRVAEKMGFDQLYAVTGQTYSRKVDTQVLDCLSGIAQSAHKIATDLRILAHRREVEEPIEENQIGSSAMPYKRNPMRSERICGLARYVISNQANGANTIATQWMERTLDDSANRRLSLPLSFLGIDAILIILANVCDGLVVYPALVKRHLAEELPFMATENLMMAAVKAGGDRQDLHEKIRVYSREAGARIKQEGLDNDLLARIKADPAFPEFDAEAILEPLQYVGRAPEQVDDFLADVIQPIRDRYPNVTLENEELKV; translated from the coding sequence GTGTCGCACGAACAATACGAAAACCCGTTGATCTCTCGGTATGCCTCGCGGGACATGAGCTTTTTGTGGAGTCCCCAGAAAAAACACTCGACGTGGCGACGTTTGTGGCTTGCCCTCGCTGAATCAGAACAAGAGCTCGGCCTCTCGATCACTGACGAGCAGCTCGACGCGATGCGAGCCAATCTTGATAATATCGACTTCGATCTCGCGGCGAAGCATGAAAAACGTCGCCGGCACGATGTGATGGCCCACGTGGAAACGTTCGCCGAAGCGGCCCCCGTTGCCAAGCCGATCATTCACCTGGGTGCGACTAGCTGCTTCGTCACCGACAATACCGACTTGATCTTGCTGCGAGACTCGCTCGAATTGGTTCGCGATCGGCTTGTTCGCTGCATCTATCTGCTGGCGAACTTTGCCAAACAATACCGCGACCTTCCTTGCCTCGGCTTTACCCACCTGCAATCAGCCCAGCCGACGACGATCGGCAAGCGAGCCACGCTTTGGTGCTACGATCTGGTGTTGGATTTGGAAGAAGTTGAACACCGCTTGGAGCTGCTACGTTTCCGTAGCACCAAGGGTACCACCGGTACGCAAGCCAGCTTTTTGGAGCTGTTCCACGGCAACCACGACCAGGTCAAGAAGCTTGAAAAGCGGGTCGCCGAGAAGATGGGCTTCGATCAGTTGTATGCCGTCACTGGGCAGACTTATTCGCGCAAAGTCGACACCCAGGTACTCGACTGCCTAAGCGGTATCGCTCAGTCGGCTCATAAGATTGCGACCGATCTGCGAATTTTGGCACACCGTCGTGAAGTAGAAGAGCCGATCGAAGAAAACCAAATTGGTTCTTCGGCGATGCCTTACAAGCGGAACCCTATGCGAAGCGAACGCATTTGCGGGCTCGCTCGCTACGTGATCAGCAATCAGGCCAACGGTGCCAACACGATCGCGACCCAGTGGATGGAACGTACGCTGGACGACAGCGCCAACCGTCGTTTGAGCTTGCCCCTCTCGTTCCTGGGAATCGATGCCATCCTGATTATTCTGGCTAATGTGTGCGATGGCTTGGTGGTCTACCCTGCCCTGGTCAAACGACACCTAGCGGAAGAGTTACCATTTATGGCGACAGAAAACTTGATGATGGCTGCCGTCAAAGCTGGTGGAGATCGCCAAGACCTGCACGAGAAAATTCGGGTTTATTCGCGAGAAGCTGGGGCACGCATCAAGCAGGAAGGCCTGGATAACGACTTGCTCGCACGAATCAAAGCAGATCCTGCGTTCCCAGAGTTCGATGCCGAAGCCATCCTCGAGCCGCTTCAATACGTCGGACGAGCTCCAGAACAAGTCGACGACTTCCTGGCCGACGTCATCCAGCCGATCCGCGATCGTTATCCGAACGTGACACTGGAAAATGAAGAGCTAAAGGTCTAA
- a CDS encoding Fur family transcriptional regulator, whose translation MSDPFALEAVDVALTPMERFEEYLKSKGKRITQPRRILIEHVFSHHEHFDADQLIDELSHHSKGADRVSRPTVYRTLNELVESGLLRKMEIGGRAVYEHDYGYPDHDHLYCTQCQKLIEFQSAELKELRDSVARLHQFRASSHRFIVNGVCDDCQKKSRRKKRRVDLI comes from the coding sequence ATGTCCGATCCGTTTGCTTTGGAAGCCGTCGACGTCGCTCTTACCCCAATGGAGCGGTTCGAGGAGTACCTGAAAAGTAAGGGAAAGCGAATCACCCAGCCTCGGCGTATCCTGATCGAGCACGTCTTTAGCCACCACGAGCATTTCGATGCTGATCAGTTAATTGACGAACTGTCGCACCACAGCAAAGGTGCCGACCGCGTCAGCCGCCCAACGGTGTATCGGACATTGAATGAATTGGTCGAATCAGGCCTGCTTCGCAAAATGGAGATCGGCGGTCGTGCCGTCTACGAGCACGACTATGGTTATCCCGACCACGATCACCTTTACTGTACGCAGTGTCAGAAGCTGATCGAGTTTCAGAGCGCGGAACTGAAAGAACTTCGCGACAGCGTGGCCCGCTTGCATCAATTCCGTGCCAGCAGCCACCGCTTTATCGTGAATGGGGTTTGCGACGATTGCCAAAAGAAATCGCGCCGCAAAAAGCGACGCGTCGATTTGATCTAG